AAGGGGTTAAATGACTCCCAAACTGGATAATCCTAAAATCACACCCGCCCCTAAAATATGACCAAAACTTGTGGTTGCTAAAACCGCAGGTAAGCCAAACCCACCGAACATATTCGATGAGGGTAATTGAGGGCCAGAATTGGGGTGCTGGATGGAGAATTTACCAATGGCGATCGCTACAATATTGCACAAAATCATCACAATGGCGATGGTGGGACTCCAAGCGTGAGTAACGGGAGTGTTAGTAGCGGCGGCTAAAAGCATCATGGAATTATCTCCTAAAGTTTTTTAAACTGTAGCCAATGGAAATTAATCGTTATAGCTAAGATGTTTTACCAAACAACGGGAATTCATTTGCGTCCTTGTAGCAATACTTAACAATTTCTGATTAAAATTGCTATCCTAGTTTAAAGAAACGGCCCGACTCCGAGAAACCATAGATTTTAATATGACTGAACAGCAAACCCGCATCTGTATCCTTGGTGGAGGCTTTGGTGGACTCTACACCGCCTTACGTTTGAGTCAACTTCCTTGGGAAAAATCGCAAGAACCGGAAATTGTTCTGGTAGATCAGAATGACCATTTCTTATTTTTACCTCTGCTGTATGAACTGCTAACGGATGAACTCCAAGCTTGGGAAATTTCTCCAGCGTTTGAAGATTTATTAAAAGATACAAATGTGCGGTTTTGTCAGGGAGTTGTTAGCAAAATTGACATTGACAATAAACAAGTTAAACTGGAAAATAACACCTGTATTCCTTATGATTATTTAGTTTTAGCAATGGGAAGTGAAACGCCTTTAGATTTAGTGGCGGGTGTCAAAGATTATGCGATTCCTTTCCGAACTATTGCGGATGCTTATCGTTTAGAAGAACAGTTGCGACGGCTAGAAACCTCAAATCAAGATAAAATTCGGGTGGCAATTGTTGGCGGGGGTTATAGTGGCGTAGAATTAGCTTGTAAATTGGCTGATCGCTTAGGAACAAAAGCTAGGATTAGAATTATTGAACAATCAGAGGAAATCTTAAAAACCTCCCCCGAATTTAATCGAGAAGCGGCTAGAAATGCTTTATCAGAACGGCAAGTTTGGATTGATTTAGAAACCACTGTAGCCGCCATTGAAGCAGATAGAATTTCCCTAGAATATCGAGGTCAAATTGATGAGATTCCGGTTGATATTGTATTGTGGACAGTGGGAACAAAAGTTTCTCCTGTCGTCCGAGAACTTCCTTTAAAAGAAAACCAACGGGGTCAAATTGTTACAACTTCAACTTTACAAGTGATTGATCATCCTGAAATTTTTGCATTAGGCGATTTAGCAGATTGTAAAGATGCGGACGGTCAAGCAATTCCAACAACAGCCCAAGCCGCTTTTCAACAAGCAGATTATACCGGGTGGAATCTTTGGGCATTATTAACAGGAAGACCTTTATTACCCTTCCGTTATACCGGGTTAGGGGAAATGATGACATTAGGAACAGATAACGCCACCTTAACAGGTTTAGGGATTCAATTAGAAGGTCAATTTGCCCATTTAGCCCGCCGATTAATTTATTTATATCGCTTCCCCACCTTAGATCATCAGATTCGAGTTGCAGTTAATTGGATCACGCGACCTTTGCAGGATTTATTAATCTCAATGGATCAAAAAATAGGCACAAGGGAATAGAAATTGAGAAGCCGGGTTTTTCTGTTAAAATCTGTTTTGTAGAAACCCGGTTTTTGATTTAACTGTTAAATAATTAGAACGTTGACCATGATTAACCTGGAAAATTCTGCACCCGAAAAACCCCGTGTTATTTTTTTAGATGCAGTTGGTACATTATTCGGAGTGCGCCATAGTGTGGGGGAAGCGTACCGAATCATTGCTGATCAATTTGGGGTAAAAGCTGAAGCCGAAATTTTAGATCAAGTATTTTTTCAATGTTTTTTAGCTTCTCCGAGTATGGCTTTCCCAGGGGTAGAACCTAATGAAATTCCACAACTAGAATTTGAGTGGTGGAAAGCGATCGCTGAACAAACCTTTAAAATTGTTGGAGTCTATCATAATTTTACAGACTTTTCCGCTTTTTTTCAAGCCTTATACCGTTATTTTGAAACGGAAAAACCTTGGTTTGTTTATTCGGATGTTCCCCCTCAATTAAAATATTGGCAAGAACAAGGAATAGAATTAGGGGTATTATCCAACTTTGATTCCCGATTATATCCGGTTTTAGAAGCCTTAAATTTAGCTGATTTTTTTAAATCCGTGACCATTTCGACAGAAGTAGGAGCCGCAAAACCAAGTTCTGAAATCTTCCAAATTGCTTTAAATAAACATCAATGTTCACCGGAAGAAGCTTGGCATATTGGTGATAGTTTAAAAGCCGATTATCAAGGTGCAAAAGCTCTAGGAATACGCGGAATTTTAGTGCATCGAGAGGAACCTCCAAACGGGATTTTAGATGAATATGAAAGTTTAGAACAAATTCCGATATCCTAAAGTAGAGACGAGCCATGGCGCGTCTATCTTTACGAGTCACGGCGCGTCTCTACAGGAGTTAGGAGTTAGGAAACAGTGGAATATCATCGGAAAACCCAGGAAGAACCTGTTCAAAATCTTTCGTTTCGGGAGTTTTTATGGCCCTTTTGGCCCGTTGTCCCCATTTATCCCTACGGTCAACGGCGCACCCTCCGCACGGAAGTTGTTCCGAATACGATATGGACATTTGAGCAGGT
This sequence is a window from Planktothrix sp. FACHB-1365. Protein-coding genes within it:
- a CDS encoding NAD(P)/FAD-dependent oxidoreductase; translation: MTEQQTRICILGGGFGGLYTALRLSQLPWEKSQEPEIVLVDQNDHFLFLPLLYELLTDELQAWEISPAFEDLLKDTNVRFCQGVVSKIDIDNKQVKLENNTCIPYDYLVLAMGSETPLDLVAGVKDYAIPFRTIADAYRLEEQLRRLETSNQDKIRVAIVGGGYSGVELACKLADRLGTKARIRIIEQSEEILKTSPEFNREAARNALSERQVWIDLETTVAAIEADRISLEYRGQIDEIPVDIVLWTVGTKVSPVVRELPLKENQRGQIVTTSTLQVIDHPEIFALGDLADCKDADGQAIPTTAQAAFQQADYTGWNLWALLTGRPLLPFRYTGLGEMMTLGTDNATLTGLGIQLEGQFAHLARRLIYLYRFPTLDHQIRVAVNWITRPLQDLLISMDQKIGTRE
- a CDS encoding HAD family hydrolase — protein: MINLENSAPEKPRVIFLDAVGTLFGVRHSVGEAYRIIADQFGVKAEAEILDQVFFQCFLASPSMAFPGVEPNEIPQLEFEWWKAIAEQTFKIVGVYHNFTDFSAFFQALYRYFETEKPWFVYSDVPPQLKYWQEQGIELGVLSNFDSRLYPVLEALNLADFFKSVTISTEVGAAKPSSEIFQIALNKHQCSPEEAWHIGDSLKADYQGAKALGIRGILVHREEPPNGILDEYESLEQIPIS
- the psaK gene encoding photosystem I reaction center subunit PsaK translates to MMLLAAATNTPVTHAWSPTIAIVMILCNIVAIAIGKFSIQHPNSGPQLPSSNMFGGFGLPAVLATTSFGHILGAGVILGLSSLGVI